From Anopheles arabiensis isolate DONGOLA chromosome 3, AaraD3, whole genome shotgun sequence, a single genomic window includes:
- the LOC120899793 gene encoding uncharacterized protein LOC120899793, which produces MCSYAVQNQRDNMCWCFEEISLMLLVQRILMYLWYRLLLKMFPRLSVLPNCHECSPRRSLPCGQLADEYWKASYFSRHPLYDSNLQQAFPTAGFCNHMPPTEPICGAIDAMFEHQQQDEDDEPEEFNFNCSDISHIYQSTFLDDEYDECLLAKDIAWDAPVPEVKAKAALPLEQEISLLLNDYYIDDDLDDHLQMAEYQTAIGSSMLCCDSFLE; this is translated from the exons ATGTGTAGCTACGCCGTGCAAAACCAACGTGACAACATGTGCTGGTGCTTTGAAGAGATCAGTCTCATGCTGCTAGTGCAACGCATCCTGATGTATCTGTGGTATCGGCTACTTTTGAAAATGTTCCCGCGCCTAAGCGTCCTTCCAAACTGCCACGAGTGTTCACCAAGGCGCAGTCTGCCCTGCGGACAGCTAGCCGACGAATACTGGAAAGCGTCCTACTTCTCCCGCCATCCCTTGTACGACAGCAACCTACAGCAAGCGTTCCCTACCGCCGGTTTCTG CAACCACATGCCACCAACGGAACCGATCTGCGGTGCAATCGATGCAATGTTcgagcatcagcagcaggacgaggacgacgaacCGGAAGAGTTCAACTTTAACTGCAGCGATATTAGCCACATCTACCAGAGCACCTTCCTGGACGACGAGTACGACGAGTGCCTGCTGGCGAAGGATATTGCGTGGGACGCACCGGTGCCGGAGGTGAAAGCGAAAGCCGCCCTGCCACTGGAGCAGGAAAtctcgctgctgctgaacgATTACTACATCGACGACGATCTGGACGACCATCTGCAGATGGCCGAGTATCAGACGGCGATCGGGAGCAGCATGTTGTGCTGTGATTCGTTTCTCGAATAG